From the Leishmania donovani BPK282A1 complete genome, chromosome 30 genome, one window contains:
- a CDS encoding mago nashi-like protein,putative: MAEQEDLAAVSPAETMDSQLYYVRYYSGHTGRYGNEFLEFEISETGSLKYVNNSNYRNDFIIKKQARVSPAVLEEVKKLIVQYSVCESDDERWPAPDRNGRQELEIHLGNTHISLLTNKLTSMAEIPKSSETDSLVRFYSFVRDVKALIFALVSIHFKIKPI, encoded by the coding sequence ATGGCGGAACAGGAAGACTTGGCCGCCGTCTCGCCGGCAGAGACGATGGATTCTCAGCTGTACTACGTGCGGTATTACTCCGGGCATACTGGCCGCTACGGCAACGAGTTCCTTGAGTTCGAGATATCAGAGACTGGATCACTGAAATACGTCAACAACAGCAACTATAGAAACGACTTCATCATCAAGAAGCAAGCACGCGTCTCTCCAGCGGTGCTcgaggaggtgaagaagcTCATTGTGCAGTACTCGGTCTGCGAGAGTGACGACGAGCGGTGGCCAGCTCCGGATCGCAATGGGCGGCAGGAGCTGGAGATTCACCTCGGCAACACCCATATATCGCTCTTGACGAACAAGTTGACGTCGATGGCCGAGATTCCGAAGAGTTCGGAGACCGACAGCCTGGTGAGGTTCTACAGCTTTGTGCGGGATGTGAAGGCGCTCATCTTCGCGCTGGTCTCCATTCACTTTAAAATTAAGCCGATCTGA
- a CDS encoding zinc finger-domain protein, putative: protein MTFSVKGGSYSSSHPSPAMHPYVSPSLPPQSHGQQAPPSFSLGDEQYVGVPKRVGVDPTKYKTTICRNWEQTGTCTFRGCTFAHGVEELRAPLRPDGHTPVLRPQHISPGSTPPLRASQPPPPPPPPSSGHYTLEQLLDMLYKEVLHQRELVTVHVEANTTLEGMLRREQAQHDLSKKQLEEKTQQCELLARELFARNQQLRKAADSSPEIKGLLDQWETQLASFSEADAKKDDVFYTATATSSTDDGGDSGKEYESARIEELLRALQR from the coding sequence ATGACCTTCTCCGTCAAGGGCGGCAGCTACTCGTCGTCGCACCCCAGCCCCGCGATGCACCCCTACGTCTCACCGTCCTTGCCGCCGCAGTCTCACGggcagcaggcgccgccATCTTTCTCCTTGGGGGACGAGCAGTATGTCGGGGTACCGAAGCGTGTCGGCGTCGACCCTACCAAGTACAAGACTACCATCTGCCGCAACTGGGAGCAGACAGGGACATGCACATTCCGCGGCTGCACTTTCGCCCACGGCGTCGAGGAGCTCCGCGCGCCTTTGCGGCCCGACGGGCAcacgccggtgctgcgcccGCAGCACATCTCTCCCGGCAGTACACCTCCTCTGCGtgcctcgcagccgccaccgccgccgccgccgccatcttcAGGCCACTATACGCTCGAGCAGTTACTGGACATGCTGTACAAGGAGGTCCTTCATCAGCGCGAGCTCGTGACGGTGCACGTCGAAGCCAACACCACGCTTGAGGGCATGCTGCGCCGAGAGCAAGCCCAGCACGATCTTTCTAAGAAGCAGCTGGAAGAGAAGACTCAGCAGTGCGAGTTGCTCGCTAGAGAACTCTTTGCCCGAAATCAGCAACTGCGTAAGGCGGCTGACAGCTCTCCGGAGATCAAGGGGCTGCTCGATCAGTGGGAGACGCAGCTGGCAAGCTTCTCGGAGGCGGATGCGAAGAAGGATGACGTGTTTtacaccgccaccgccacatcCTCAACGGATGATGGCGGGGATTCTGGAAAGGAATACGAAAGCGCGCGTATTGAGGAGCTCCTACGTGCTCTGCAGCGGtaa